Proteins encoded together in one Apis cerana isolate GH-2021 linkage group LG4, AcerK_1.0, whole genome shotgun sequence window:
- the LOC107996098 gene encoding longitudinals lacking protein-like, which translates to MADEQQQFFLKWNDFQSNMVSSFKHLRDEKSFTDVTLACDGQTCKAHKMVLSACSPYFKSLLEENPSKHPIIILKDVAYSHLQAILEFMYAGEVNVSQDQLPAFLKTADRLKVKGLAEAPGAIKREG; encoded by the exons ATGGCAGATGAACAACAACagttttttcttaaatggaatGATTTCCAATCTAATATGGTATCGTCGTTTAAACATCTACGAGATGAAAAAAGTTTCACGGATGTGACATTAGCTTGTGATGGTCAAACTTGTAAAGCACATAAGATGGTGTTATCTGCTTGTAGtccttattttaaatctttattagag gaAAATCCGTCCAAACATcccatcataattttaaaagatgtcGCATACAGTCATCTTCAAGCTATTTTGGAATTTATGTATGCAGGAGAAGTTAACGTTTCACAAGATCAATTGCCTGCATTTCTTAAAACTGCTGATCGACTTAAAGTTAAAGGATTGGCAGAAGCACCAGGTGCCATTAAGAGAGAGGGTTAA
- the LOC107996095 gene encoding CCAAT/enhancer-binding protein-like — MESPVMYDSAAHQAQAHGAADLKKSQVLNNNNNNNNNHQSNNNNNTNAANNNNSALQVNHNHSQQQSGSVVSKVSASKASLHQQYAEHCAAAGELTDLNTPEISLDLQHLIDDSHFNDGLLDMLGANNGAVKHVRTPGYPRTTLAYMPQPVHSGASYHQGSNSCSDSNSSSSESPSIKEEPLDPADYRRHCPQYPPGGYSPVTNGPFANGAPTFTTLTPSTVPGGHPGAPVHQPPPRGGPMKPVMAHQHHANTAAAVARKQTKTIDKASDEYRRRRERNNIAVRKSREKAKVRSRETEEKVKLLVKDNDLLKKRIELLTEELNVLRSLFSSVGVVPEQLHREISRHLDQFQQHAVGPM, encoded by the coding sequence ATGGAGTCACCAGTCATGTACGATTCAGCGGCCCATCAGGCTCAGGCCCACGGTGCGGCCGATCTTAAGAAGTCTCAGGTactcaacaacaacaacaacaacaacaacaatcatcagagcaacaacaacaacaacaccaACGCTGCGAATAACAACAACTCGGCTCTTCAAGTGAATCACAATCACAGCCAGCAGCAAAGCGGTTCAGTGGTGAGCAAGGTCTCGGCGAGCAAGGCTAGCCTTCACCAACAGTACGCGGAACATTGCGCCGCGGCCGGCGAGCTGACAGACCTGAACACACCCGAGATATCGTTAGATCTGCAGCACCTGATCGACGACAGCCACTTCAACGACGGCCTGTTGGACATGTTAGGGGCGAACAACGGAGCTGTGAAACACGTGAGAACGCCCGGTTATCCACGCACCACGCTCGCCTACATGCCCCAACCTGTCCACAGCGGGGCGAGTTATCACCAGGGCAGCAACAGTTGTAGCGACAGCAACAGCTCGAGTTCCGAGTCGCCCAGCATCAAAGAAGAACCACTAGACCCGGCGGATTATCGCCGTCACTGCCCGCAATATCCGCCCGGTGGATACAGTCCGGTCACGAACGGGCCGTTCGCGAACGGAGCGCCGACCTTCACCACTTTGACACCGTCCACGGTACCGGGTGGCCATCCCGGTGCACCGGTGCATCAACCACCGCCACGGGGCGGGCCGATGAAACCGGTGATGGCCCATCAACACCACGCCAACACTGCCGCCGCCGTTGCCAGAAAACAGACAAAGACGATCGACAAGGCGAGCGACGAGTACAGAAGGCGTCGCGAGAGGAACAACATAGCGGTGAGAAAGAGCCGCGAGAAGGCAAAGGTACGATCGAGGGAGACCGAGGAGAAGGTGAAGCTGTTGGTGAAGGATAACGACCTGCTCAAGAAGAGGATCGAACTGCTCACGGAGGAACTGAACGTTCTCAGGTCTTTGTTCAGCAGCGTCGGAGTGGTACCGGAACAATTGCACCGAGAGATCTCGAGGCATCTCGATCAGTTCCAGCAACACGCGGTGGGACCCATGTAG
- the LOC107996145 gene encoding arrestin domain-containing protein 17: MPSLKTFRVEFDRPTATYLSGEIVSGNIIVNIVREKEIRGLFFIATGQANVRWTEYNHIRKKKNHRHNIVYRNSEKYFEFEYNIIAKHRTNSRIKIPFGYHKYPFNFQLPHNIPSSFEHKYGHVRYTIKAIMDRPWRFDHQTKIAFTVISTLDLNAHREKCLGLDDEIIKNFFSCCCNQGSINFQIRIPSSGYVPGQSIITMMNYVNSTNNIQITKISTKLLQKLKFYASTPHTRLNSSTVEIVTKDTSESFLTRGQTTSGILIPPIPPSYLEYCSIIDLNYELLVTIHVSGMHFKMEKNYPLLIGTIPLYYPPSAPSLNDINASTTISFPIPTPGQFDRSHLPPEAQTIGFVSPEQPSASSNNLDIPPPSYEECMSGTQDIMDQNDSKYVFGANTPWAPRYPVFNYPQTNIHQ; the protein is encoded by the exons gattattttttattgcaaccGGCCAAGCTAACGTGAGATGGAccgaatataatcatataagaaaaaagaagaatcataGGCATAATATTGTCTACAGGAATtccgaaaaatatttcgagttcgaatacaatataattgctAAACACAGAA ctAATTCGCGGATCAAAATCCCTTTTGGATATCACAAGTatccatttaattttcaactaCCTCATAATATACCAAGCAGTTTCGAGCATAAATACGGACATGTAAGATATACTATAAAAGCCATAATGGATAGACCATGGAGATTCGATCATCAAACCAAAATAGCATTCACAGTTATTTCAACTTTGGACTTGAACGCACATCGTGaaaaatgt ctAGGATTGgatgatgaaataataaaaaatttcttttcttgctGTTGCAATCAAggatcaattaattttcaaattagaatACCATCCTCTGGATACGTTCCAGGCCAATCAATAATCACAATGATGAATTACGTGAATTCCACAAATAACATACAAATAACGAAGATCAGTACAAAATTGTTACAA AAACTCAAATTTTATGCATCTACGCCGCACACAAGATTGAATTCAAGTACTGTTGAAATCGTAACTAAGGACACTTCAGAATCGTTCCTGACTCGTGGACAAACCACATCAGGCATTTTAATCCCACCTATACCACCGTCCTATCTGGAATATTGTAGCATAATAGATTTGAATTACGAATTACTCGTTACTATACACGTTTCAGGAAT gCATTttaaaatggagaaaaattatCCTCTTTTAATCGGAACGATACCACTCTATTATCCGCCTTCTGCACCAtctctgaacgatataaatGCATCCACGACGATATCATTTCCAATCCCGACACCAGGTCAATTTGATAGATCGCATCTTCCACCGGAAGCTCAAACTATTGGTTTCGTTTCTCCAGAACAACCCTCTGCTTCTTCAAATAATCTGGATATAc CACCACCATCCTATGAAGAATGCATGTCTGGAACTCAGGATATCATGGATCAAAATGATTCGAAATATGTATTTGGTGCGAATACCCCTTGGGCACCTAGATATCCAGTATTCAATTATCCACAAACaa ATATACATCAATGA